A genome region from Trichosurus vulpecula isolate mTriVul1 chromosome 5, mTriVul1.pri, whole genome shotgun sequence includes the following:
- the ELP5 gene encoding elongator complex protein 5 has product MLQLLACRGDLVLLRDSVEWEGRSLLKALIREVALKGEQVHVLGCEVSEEAFREGLDSDTNLRLVYHDVFRDPQGWAGNGGPLGALRACLRGADPGPCTLAVDSLSWLLLHAPCSALCQALKALGRGSARPGQVRVLGLLHEDVHGPGPLGALGSLAQVDVTVGGGSGYATARVLHPKPRHRPIEQNHWFSILPDFSLHFLREPPVEAQLHRRPPSPTKDVMADLTFNVHLSKKEREARDTLALPFQFSSEKQQSLLRPAPASSTSQIFYEPDAEDYLDQEDPDNDLDI; this is encoded by the coding sequence ATGCTGCAGCTGCTGGCCTGCCGCGGCGACCTGGTGCTGCTCCGAGACTCGGTGGAGTGGGAGGGCCGGAGCCTGCTGAAGGCTTTGATTCGGGAGGTCGCCCTGAAAGGGGAGCAGGTGCACGTCCTGGGCTGCGAGGTAAGCGAGGAGGCTTTCAGGGAAGGCTTGGACTCCGATACCAACCTCCGGCTCGTTTACCACGATGTCTTCCGAGACCCCCAGGGCTGGGCCGGGAACGGGGGGCCCCTGGGAGCCCTGAGAGCATGCCTGAGGGGAGCCGACCCCGGCCCCTGCACCCTCGCCGTGGACTCCCTCAGCTGGCTGCTGCTGCACGCCCCCTGCAGCGCCCTGTGCCAGGCGTTGAAAGCCCTGGGCCGTGGCAGCGCCCGCCCGGGGCAGGTGCGTGTGCTCGGCCTGCTGCATGAGGACGTGCACGGGCCGGGGCCATTGGGCGCCCTGGGCAGTCTGGCCCAGGTCGACGTGACTGTGGGAGGGGGCTCGGGCTACGCGACCGCGCGCGTCCTCCACCCCAAGCCCAGACACCGCCCTATCGAGCAGAACCACTGGTTCTCCATCCTGCCGGACTTCAGCCTGCATTTCCTTAGGGAACCCCCTGTGGAGGCCCAGCTCCACCGCAGGCCCCCCTCACCCACGAAGGACGTCATGGCAGACTTGACCTTTAACGTACACCTGtccaagaaggaaagagaggcccGGGATACGCTGGCCCTGCCCTTCCAATTCAGTTCTGAAAAGCAGCAATCCTTGCTTCGTCCTGCTCCAGCCTCTTCAACCAGCCAAATATTCTATGAGCCTGATGCTGAAGACTACCTGGACCAGGAAGATCCAGACAATGACCTGGATatctga